In one Micromonospora polyrhachis genomic region, the following are encoded:
- a CDS encoding LuxR C-terminal-related transcriptional regulator, whose protein sequence is MIRLVIVDDQALVREGLSLILAAQSDIDVVAALPDGPALLDFVDRQPDAVEVVLLDLYLPGADGVQTLERLRRQFPQVRARVLMLTTIGRAAEIQRALAAGADGFVLKDATGDELASAVRGVHGGVTTLSTSAAEALWPGRRNGAAGNRPGSETDPLDSPAGRVASLTPREREILDRLARGLANQEIARDLHLAERTVKTHVSSVLAKLGVTSRTQAALLARDLSGVG, encoded by the coding sequence GTGATTCGACTCGTCATCGTGGACGACCAGGCACTGGTCCGGGAAGGGCTGTCCCTCATCCTTGCCGCACAGTCGGACATCGACGTGGTCGCGGCCCTACCGGACGGCCCGGCCCTGCTCGATTTCGTGGACCGGCAGCCGGATGCCGTCGAGGTCGTCCTGCTGGACCTCTATCTGCCTGGAGCCGACGGGGTACAGACCCTGGAGCGGCTTCGTCGCCAGTTCCCACAGGTCCGGGCCCGGGTGCTGATGCTGACCACGATCGGCCGAGCCGCAGAGATCCAGCGCGCACTTGCCGCCGGGGCCGACGGATTCGTGCTCAAGGACGCCACCGGTGACGAGTTGGCCTCGGCGGTCCGGGGGGTCCACGGTGGGGTCACCACGTTGAGCACTTCAGCGGCGGAGGCGCTGTGGCCGGGGCGACGAAACGGGGCGGCCGGAAACCGGCCCGGGTCGGAGACCGACCCGCTCGACTCGCCGGCTGGTCGGGTCGCCTCGCTGACCCCCCGGGAACGCGAGATCCTCGACCGCCTCGCCCGAGGACTGGCCAACCAGGAGATCGCCCGAGATCTCCACCTCGCCGAGCGCACGGTGAAGACCCACGTCAGCAGCGTGCTGGCCAAACTCGGGGTGACCAGCCGGACACAGGCAGCTCTGCTCGCCCGGGACCTGTCCGGCGTGGGCTGA
- a CDS encoding serine hydrolase — MATSINRRAALGVGTAATAGVVFGSTSAASASPDSPPEQEVTETPAQRVRAAYRQAANRAGGRWRTYISVAGTAGGVTPVVAKDPDEPVQAYSVNKIAVAAAVLDKVDRGLITLDQRIDVTSTLVIPGGDGIFSLDGAYPSSVTLGHGLAALLTVSDDTAVRICGLVCPTLEINQILTDKGFPQTQVQPGSSPNRFFLGTTTPRETHDLLQALVNGTLVSPASTHFLLTALRSPIAFTDGIRHNMSSDERLRVATKAGWYADGRNEAGLIFNPAGAAVLTYAMFADGQAEPDNYGATHPVRQATAAMGRRFVDAVTDPPASVSVPRQTPAYRPSNGG, encoded by the coding sequence TTGGCAACCAGCATCAACCGCAGGGCAGCGTTGGGCGTCGGAACGGCAGCGACTGCGGGCGTCGTGTTCGGCAGCACCTCGGCGGCCTCGGCGTCACCAGACTCCCCACCCGAGCAGGAGGTCACCGAGACACCCGCACAGCGGGTACGGGCCGCCTACCGACAGGCAGCGAACCGGGCCGGCGGACGGTGGCGAACCTACATCAGCGTCGCCGGTACGGCCGGTGGCGTTACGCCGGTGGTGGCGAAGGACCCGGACGAGCCGGTCCAGGCGTATAGCGTGAACAAGATCGCGGTCGCCGCCGCGGTGCTGGACAAGGTCGACCGGGGACTGATCACGCTCGACCAGCGGATCGACGTGACCTCGACGCTGGTCATCCCGGGTGGCGACGGCATATTCAGTCTCGACGGGGCCTACCCCAGCTCGGTAACGCTCGGCCACGGGCTCGCCGCGCTGCTGACCGTCTCGGACGACACCGCCGTCCGGATCTGTGGCCTGGTCTGCCCGACCCTGGAGATCAACCAGATCCTGACGGACAAGGGCTTCCCCCAAACCCAGGTCCAGCCCGGCTCCAGCCCCAACCGGTTCTTCCTCGGCACCACCACACCCCGGGAGACCCACGACCTGTTGCAGGCGCTGGTCAACGGCACCCTGGTGTCGCCGGCGTCGACCCACTTCCTACTGACCGCGCTGCGCTCCCCCATCGCGTTCACCGACGGCATCCGCCACAACATGTCGTCCGACGAACGGCTGCGGGTCGCCACCAAGGCCGGCTGGTACGCCGACGGCCGTAACGAGGCGGGCCTCATCTTCAACCCTGCCGGCGCGGCGGTGCTGACCTACGCGATGTTCGCCGACGGGCAGGCCGAGCCGGACAACTACGGTGCCACCCACCCGGTCCGGCAGGCCACTGCCGCGATGGGACGCCGGTTCGTCGACGCCGTCACGGATCCTCCCGCATCGGTCAGCGTGCCGCGTCAGACACCGGCGTACCGGCCCAGCAACGGCGGCTGA
- a CDS encoding succinate dehydrogenase cytochrome b subunit encodes MSRSPLRSSIGLKIVMAVTGILLVFFLIAHMLGNLKVFAGQASFEHYAHWLREFGAPILPGTWFLWIQRVLLLVAVIGHIASAAVLAKRARAAQPVRYAHRRPVRTGYAARTMRWGGVIILLFVIYHILDLTTGTLNPVGDPHSPFANVVADFAPSRWYVTLFYTLAVVALGFHLRHGVYSALRTLGQQTPRGQRNVKAIALVFSVLLCAGFLAVPFAVLFGLVR; translated from the coding sequence ATGTCCCGTTCGCCGCTCCGCTCCTCGATCGGTCTCAAGATCGTCATGGCGGTAACCGGCATCCTTCTGGTGTTCTTCCTCATCGCGCACATGCTGGGCAACCTGAAGGTCTTCGCCGGTCAGGCCTCCTTCGAGCACTATGCCCACTGGCTGCGTGAGTTCGGCGCACCCATCCTGCCCGGCACCTGGTTCCTGTGGATCCAACGGGTGCTACTGCTGGTCGCGGTGATCGGTCACATCGCGTCGGCCGCCGTACTCGCGAAGCGCGCCCGGGCGGCCCAGCCAGTTCGTTACGCCCACCGCCGGCCGGTCCGTACCGGCTACGCGGCCCGGACCATGCGCTGGGGCGGCGTGATCATCCTGCTCTTCGTGATCTACCACATTCTCGACCTGACCACCGGGACGCTGAACCCGGTTGGCGACCCGCATTCGCCGTTCGCCAACGTCGTCGCCGACTTCGCCCCGAGCCGTTGGTACGTGACCCTCTTCTACACGCTGGCGGTCGTCGCCCTCGGCTTCCACCTGCGGCACGGCGTCTACAGCGCACTGCGCACCCTGGGTCAGCAGACCCCCCGCGGGCAGCGCAACGTCAAGGCGATCGCGCTGGTCTTCTCCGTCCTGCTCTGCGCCGGGTTCCTGGCGGTTCCGTTCGCCGTTCTCTTCGGATTGGTGCGCTGA
- a CDS encoding glycerophosphodiester phosphodiesterase family protein, which translates to MLMVPPDPILSEERRYVVPPTPVRRRPISRWRRFWYILLVSVLVLAGFVYVNNSSWLAGTDGRRPLLLAHRGLAQTFGFEGMTNDTCTAERIHPPEHPYLENTLDSMRAAFDAGADIVEFDVQVTKDDQLAVFHDATLECRTNGTGLVRDHTMAELRRLDVGHRYTADGGASFPLRGKGRGLMPTIEEVIAAFPGRELLIHPKNANPAEGERLAAYLATLPPQRLATLTVYGGDELVAAVSARLPQLRVMSKAIIKDCLFSYVGLGWTGYVPESCAHRQLHIPESYVPYLWGWPHRFLDRMREADTRVVIVAGSGDFSEGFDDAEAWSRLPEGYSGVVWTNRIDRVAGLRDR; encoded by the coding sequence ATGCTGATGGTCCCGCCCGATCCGATCCTCAGCGAGGAGCGCCGTTACGTGGTTCCACCCACCCCCGTCCGTCGTCGGCCGATCTCCCGATGGAGGCGCTTCTGGTACATCCTGCTCGTCAGCGTCTTGGTCCTGGCCGGCTTCGTCTACGTCAACAACAGCTCCTGGCTGGCCGGTACGGACGGTCGGCGGCCGTTGCTCCTGGCGCACCGAGGGCTGGCGCAGACCTTCGGCTTCGAGGGGATGACCAACGACACCTGTACGGCGGAGCGGATCCACCCGCCGGAACACCCGTACCTGGAGAACACCCTCGACTCGATGCGCGCCGCCTTCGACGCGGGAGCGGACATCGTGGAGTTCGACGTACAGGTGACGAAGGATGACCAGCTCGCGGTCTTCCACGACGCCACCCTGGAGTGCCGCACCAACGGCACCGGGCTGGTACGCGACCACACCATGGCCGAGCTACGTCGCCTCGACGTGGGTCACCGGTACACCGCCGACGGGGGTGCCAGTTTTCCGCTGCGGGGCAAGGGGCGCGGCCTGATGCCCACCATCGAAGAGGTGATCGCTGCCTTCCCCGGCCGAGAACTGTTGATCCACCCCAAGAACGCGAATCCGGCCGAAGGGGAACGTCTGGCTGCGTACCTGGCCACGTTGCCACCGCAGCGGCTGGCCACGCTCACCGTGTACGGCGGTGACGAGCTGGTCGCGGCCGTGTCGGCGCGGCTGCCCCAGCTTCGGGTGATGTCGAAGGCGATCATCAAGGACTGCCTGTTCAGCTACGTCGGCCTCGGCTGGACCGGGTACGTGCCGGAGTCCTGCGCGCATCGGCAGCTGCATATTCCGGAGTCGTACGTCCCCTATCTCTGGGGCTGGCCCCACCGGTTTCTCGACCGGATGCGGGAGGCGGACACCCGGGTCGTGATCGTGGCCGGCTCGGGCGACTTCTCGGAAGGGTTCGATGATGCCGAGGCGTGGTCCCGGCTTCCGGAGGGCTACTCCGGCGTCGTCTGGACCAACCGGATCGACCGGGTAGCCGGTCTGCGGGACCGCTGA
- a CDS encoding succinate dehydrogenase/fumarate reductase iron-sulfur subunit, producing the protein MNLTLRIWRQAGPEDRGQMVTYQLADVSPDMSFLEMLDVLNERLTLDGDEPVAFDHDCREGICGACSLVINGEAHGPERATTACQLHMRHFRDGETIDIEPWRAKAFPVIKDLVVDREALDRIIAAGGYITAPTGSAPEAHAQPVAKANADAAFENAACIGCGACVAACPNGSGMLFTAAKVSQLGLLPQGQPERYTRVIGMMAEHDASGFGGCTNIGECAVACPKEIPLTSIGRLNRDFMKATAIRNDTPGT; encoded by the coding sequence GTGAACCTGACCCTTCGTATCTGGCGACAGGCCGGCCCCGAGGACCGGGGTCAGATGGTCACCTACCAGCTCGCGGACGTCTCCCCGGACATGTCGTTCCTGGAGATGCTCGACGTCCTCAACGAGCGCCTGACCCTGGACGGCGATGAGCCGGTCGCCTTCGACCACGACTGCCGCGAGGGCATCTGTGGTGCCTGCAGCCTGGTCATCAACGGTGAGGCGCACGGCCCGGAACGGGCCACCACCGCCTGCCAACTGCACATGCGGCACTTCCGCGACGGCGAGACGATCGACATCGAGCCGTGGCGGGCCAAGGCGTTTCCCGTGATCAAGGACCTGGTCGTCGACCGGGAGGCGCTCGACCGGATCATCGCGGCCGGTGGCTATATCACCGCCCCGACCGGCAGCGCGCCGGAGGCACACGCGCAGCCGGTGGCGAAGGCCAACGCAGACGCGGCGTTCGAGAACGCCGCCTGCATCGGCTGTGGTGCCTGTGTCGCCGCCTGCCCGAACGGCTCCGGCATGCTGTTCACCGCCGCCAAGGTCAGCCAGTTGGGTCTGCTGCCGCAGGGCCAGCCGGAGCGGTACACCCGGGTCATCGGCATGATGGCCGAACACGACGCCTCCGGCTTCGGCGGCTGCACCAACATCGGCGAGTGCGCGGTCGCCTGCCCGAAGGAGATCCCGCTGACCAGCATCGGCCGGCTCAACCGGGACTTCATGAAGGCGACGGCCATCCGCAACGACACGCCGGGAACGTAG
- a CDS encoding LysR family transcriptional regulator: MEVQLHQLKYFVAVAEVRHFTHAADVVGITQPSLSKQIHALEADLGAPLFERVRGNITLTAAGEVLLPLAKRILADVETARREVQELVGLRRGRVRLGATPSLCTSLAPAVLRRFRDSHPNVDLRVEESGSQDLVRDLLRGELDLALIILPAHGLDPALRVEPILRESLVVASVHQLPTVGPTGTVRLADLRDQPLVMFRAGYDLRDVTLQACRRAGFEPTLAVEGGEMDAVLSFVEAGLGVALVPGIVVARRPAIQVTRLAPPGVQRTIAVARRREAEPTNAARALRRILLDYVRTPAERGNLPAGVETLSPS; encoded by the coding sequence ATCGAGGTGCAGCTCCATCAACTGAAATACTTCGTAGCCGTCGCAGAAGTACGACATTTCACCCATGCCGCCGATGTTGTGGGCATCACCCAGCCCTCATTGAGTAAGCAAATTCACGCCCTCGAAGCGGACCTCGGCGCCCCGCTCTTCGAACGGGTACGCGGCAACATCACCCTCACCGCCGCCGGCGAGGTACTCCTGCCGCTCGCCAAACGGATCCTGGCCGACGTGGAAACCGCCCGCCGGGAGGTACAGGAACTCGTCGGCCTGCGGCGAGGGCGGGTACGCCTCGGCGCGACGCCCAGCCTGTGTACCTCCCTGGCACCGGCGGTGCTGCGCCGGTTCCGGGACAGCCATCCCAACGTGGACCTCCGGGTGGAGGAGAGTGGCTCCCAGGATCTCGTTCGTGACCTACTCCGCGGCGAACTCGACCTGGCGCTGATCATCCTGCCCGCACACGGTCTGGACCCCGCCCTACGGGTCGAGCCGATCCTGCGGGAGAGCCTGGTGGTCGCCTCGGTCCACCAACTGCCGACGGTCGGTCCCACCGGCACCGTACGCCTGGCGGATCTACGGGACCAGCCACTGGTCATGTTCCGGGCCGGATACGACCTGCGTGACGTCACCCTTCAGGCGTGCCGCCGGGCCGGGTTCGAGCCGACCCTGGCGGTCGAGGGCGGCGAGATGGACGCCGTGCTCAGCTTCGTCGAGGCCGGACTCGGGGTGGCCCTGGTACCCGGCATCGTGGTCGCCCGCCGGCCGGCCATCCAGGTGACCCGCCTCGCACCGCCGGGGGTGCAGCGCACCATCGCGGTGGCCCGACGGCGGGAGGCCGAGCCCACCAACGCGGCCCGAGCGCTGCGCCGGATTCTGCTCGACTACGTCCGTACCCCGGCGGAACGGGGCAACCTGCCGGCAGGAGTGGAGACCCTGTCACCGAGTTGA
- a CDS encoding nitronate monooxygenase has translation MSAVEMGTTVAPPAVIQGGMGVGVSGWRLARAVAATGQLGVVSGVALDVLLVRRLQSGDEDGHLRRALAHFPVPALAQHILDRYFVPGGVPDDQPFPPVPKLGLRPRRRQEELAVVANFVEVFLAKEGHGGPVGVNYLEKIQLATPAALYGAMLAGVDYVLMGAGLPTEIPQLLDALAEHRPARLSVAVHAAEPDERHHVSIDPPDLLGEVPAVLRRPRLLAIVSSAVLATYLARDTTTRPDGFVLEGPVAGGHSARPRGPLTLDADGEPVYGPKDRLDLAKVAKLGLPFWLAGGQTGPERLAEARAAGAAGVQVGTAFALCRESGLAPVLRQRMLHDAAQGSLIVRNDVQASPTGFPFKVAQLSGTTAEPAVYAERPRNCDLGYLRTPFRRANGRVGFRCPAEPVDDYVRKGGSVADTVGSQCLCNGLVATVGFGQRRADGYVEPPLVTLGQDLAFLPHLTHEGDDYTAADVVAYLLGEVQP, from the coding sequence ATGTCCGCGGTCGAGATGGGGACGACAGTCGCACCACCGGCCGTCATCCAGGGCGGCATGGGTGTCGGCGTCTCGGGCTGGCGGCTCGCCCGGGCGGTGGCCGCTACCGGGCAACTCGGTGTCGTCTCCGGCGTCGCCCTCGACGTGCTGCTCGTACGCCGCCTACAGAGCGGTGACGAGGATGGCCACCTGCGGCGAGCCCTGGCTCACTTCCCGGTTCCCGCCCTGGCGCAGCACATCCTCGACCGGTACTTCGTACCCGGCGGGGTGCCGGACGACCAGCCCTTCCCGCCGGTGCCGAAGCTCGGACTGCGTCCCCGACGCCGCCAGGAGGAGTTGGCGGTGGTCGCCAACTTCGTCGAGGTCTTCCTGGCCAAGGAGGGCCATGGTGGGCCGGTCGGGGTGAACTACCTGGAGAAGATCCAGCTGGCCACCCCGGCCGCGCTGTACGGCGCCATGCTGGCCGGGGTGGACTACGTTCTCATGGGCGCGGGCCTGCCCACCGAGATTCCGCAACTGTTGGACGCCCTGGCCGAGCACCGTCCGGCCCGGCTCTCCGTGGCGGTGCACGCGGCCGAGCCCGACGAGCGACACCACGTCTCCATCGACCCGCCGGATCTGCTCGGCGAGGTGCCCGCCGTCCTGCGGCGGCCACGGCTGCTGGCCATCGTCTCCTCCGCTGTGCTCGCCACCTATCTGGCCCGCGACACGACCACCCGTCCGGACGGTTTCGTCCTGGAAGGTCCGGTTGCCGGCGGGCACAGCGCCCGCCCTCGGGGACCGTTGACCCTCGACGCCGACGGGGAGCCGGTGTACGGGCCCAAGGACCGTCTCGACCTGGCGAAGGTGGCCAAGCTGGGGCTGCCGTTCTGGCTGGCCGGTGGGCAGACCGGTCCGGAGCGGCTGGCCGAGGCCCGGGCCGCGGGGGCCGCCGGGGTGCAGGTGGGTACGGCGTTCGCGCTGTGCCGGGAGTCGGGGCTGGCTCCGGTCCTACGCCAGCGGATGCTGCACGACGCGGCCCAGGGCTCGTTGATCGTGCGCAACGATGTCCAGGCCTCCCCGACCGGCTTCCCGTTCAAGGTGGCCCAGCTCAGCGGCACCACCGCCGAACCAGCCGTCTACGCCGAACGGCCACGCAACTGCGACCTGGGCTACCTGCGTACGCCGTTCCGCCGCGCCAACGGCCGGGTCGGCTTCCGCTGCCCGGCGGAGCCGGTGGACGACTACGTGCGAAAGGGCGGATCGGTGGCGGACACGGTGGGTAGCCAGTGCCTGTGTAACGGCCTCGTCGCCACGGTCGGGTTCGGCCAGCGGCGAGCCGATGGCTATGTCGAACCTCCCCTGGTGACCCTCGGTCAGGATCTCGCCTTCCTACCCCATCTGACCCACGAGGGCGACGACTACACGGCCGCCGACGTCGTCGCGTACCTGCTCGGCGAGGTCCAGCCATGA
- a CDS encoding fumarate reductase/succinate dehydrogenase flavoprotein subunit — translation MSLYTEGDPIADTKAPDGPIENRWGNRRFGVKLVNPANRRKLTVIVVGTGLAGGSAAATLGELGYHVKSYCYQDSPRRAHSIAAQGGINAAKNYRNDGDSIHRLFYDTVKGGDFRARESNVHRLAEISVEIIDQCVAQGVPFAREYGGLLDTRSFGGAQVQRTFYARGQTGQQLLLGAYQALERQIARGTVEMNSRHEMLELIVVDGRARGIVVRDMVTGEITTDFADAVVLASGGYGNVFYLSTNAKGCNVTATWRAHRKGALFANPCYTQIHPTCIPVSGDHQSKLTLMSESLRNDGRVWVPKQAGDKRSPKDIPESERDYYLERIYPAFGNLVPRDIASRAAKKVCDDGRGVGQTGLGVYLDFADAINRLGRSVVAERYGNLFDMYQRITGENPYEVPMRIYPAVHYTMGGLWVDYDLQSTIPGLYVVGEANFSDHGANRLGASALMQGLADGYFVLPNTIADYLSAGPLPAIDENTPEVAQARADVEDRVARLLAVDGDRTVDSFHRELGRIMWEHCGMERTDAGLRKALDEIRALREQFWQRVKVPGTGEGLNQALEKAGRVADFFELAELMCIDALHRTESCGGHFRGESQTPEGEAQRDDAHFSYVAAWEFTGADQPPVLHKEDLVFEYVHPTQRSYK, via the coding sequence ATGAGTCTCTACACCGAGGGCGACCCGATCGCCGACACCAAGGCACCGGATGGGCCAATCGAGAACCGGTGGGGCAACCGTCGGTTCGGCGTCAAGCTGGTCAACCCGGCCAACCGCCGCAAGCTGACCGTCATCGTGGTCGGCACCGGCCTGGCCGGCGGCTCGGCCGCCGCGACCCTGGGCGAGCTGGGCTACCACGTGAAGTCCTACTGCTACCAGGACAGCCCACGCCGGGCCCACTCGATCGCCGCCCAGGGTGGCATCAACGCCGCCAAGAACTACCGCAACGACGGCGACTCCATCCACCGCCTCTTCTACGACACCGTCAAGGGCGGCGACTTCCGGGCCCGGGAGTCGAACGTGCACCGGCTGGCCGAGATCTCGGTGGAGATCATCGACCAGTGCGTGGCGCAGGGGGTGCCGTTCGCCCGCGAGTACGGCGGCCTGCTGGACACCCGCTCCTTCGGTGGCGCGCAGGTACAGCGGACCTTCTACGCCCGGGGGCAAACCGGACAGCAGCTGCTGCTCGGGGCGTACCAGGCGCTGGAGCGGCAGATCGCCCGGGGCACCGTGGAGATGAACTCCCGCCACGAGATGCTGGAGCTGATCGTGGTCGACGGCCGGGCCCGGGGCATCGTCGTCCGGGACATGGTCACCGGCGAGATCACCACCGACTTCGCCGACGCGGTCGTGCTCGCCTCCGGCGGCTACGGCAACGTCTTCTACCTCTCCACCAACGCCAAGGGCTGCAACGTCACCGCCACCTGGCGGGCACACCGCAAGGGCGCGCTCTTCGCCAACCCCTGCTACACCCAGATCCACCCGACCTGCATCCCGGTCTCCGGCGACCACCAGTCGAAGCTGACCCTGATGAGCGAGTCGCTGCGCAACGACGGCCGGGTATGGGTGCCGAAGCAGGCCGGGGACAAGCGCTCCCCGAAGGACATCCCGGAGAGCGAGCGCGACTACTACCTGGAGCGGATCTACCCCGCCTTTGGCAACCTGGTCCCCCGGGACATCGCCTCCCGGGCCGCCAAGAAGGTCTGCGACGACGGGCGCGGCGTCGGACAGACCGGCCTCGGCGTCTACCTCGACTTCGCCGACGCGATCAACCGGCTCGGCCGGTCGGTCGTGGCCGAGCGGTACGGCAACCTGTTCGACATGTACCAGCGGATCACCGGTGAGAACCCGTACGAGGTGCCGATGCGGATCTACCCCGCGGTGCACTACACGATGGGTGGCCTCTGGGTCGACTACGACCTCCAATCGACCATTCCGGGGCTGTACGTGGTCGGTGAGGCCAACTTCTCCGACCACGGTGCCAACCGGCTCGGTGCCTCCGCGCTGATGCAGGGCCTGGCCGACGGCTACTTCGTGCTGCCGAACACCATCGCCGACTACCTCTCCGCCGGGCCGCTCCCGGCGATCGACGAGAACACCCCCGAGGTGGCACAGGCCCGGGCCGACGTGGAGGACCGGGTCGCCCGGCTGCTCGCCGTCGACGGCGACCGCACGGTCGACTCGTTCCACCGCGAGCTGGGCCGCATCATGTGGGAACACTGCGGCATGGAGCGTACCGACGCCGGGCTGCGCAAGGCGCTGGACGAGATCCGCGCGCTGCGGGAGCAGTTCTGGCAGCGGGTCAAGGTGCCCGGCACCGGCGAGGGCCTCAACCAGGCGCTGGAGAAGGCTGGCCGGGTGGCCGACTTCTTCGAGCTGGCCGAGCTGATGTGCATCGACGCGCTACACCGTACCGAGTCCTGCGGTGGTCACTTCCGGGGAGAGAGCCAGACCCCCGAGGGCGAGGCGCAGCGCGACGACGCCCACTTCAGCTATGTCGCCGCCTGGGAGTTCACCGGTGCGGACCAGCCTCCCGTGCTGCACAAGGAAGACCTGGTCTTCGAATACGTCCACCCCACCCAGCGGAGCTACAAGTGA
- a CDS encoding MBL fold metallo-hydrolase: MRSGSGRAGRRHRRTRRLLALAVLAAAAWAVRDVPAALGGKPRGPRAARVHRSPQFRGGTFQNPITTRIVLADTGRNTLRELLFADHRRRPASTVPIRTPTTTAPTSASASELNILWYGHASTLIEIEGRRVLVDPVWSERCSPSRLVGPRRLHPPPVPVEQLPGVDAILISHDHYDHLDMATVKTLCRTQSAPFLVPLGVGAHLDRWGVPERRIIELDWEESVTLAGLRLTATAARHFSGRGLARDRTLWGSWVVAGPTRRVFYTGDSGYFEGYTAIGTTHGPFDATLMQVGAYDPAWPNVHMFPEDAVSAHLDLRGGLLIPVHWATFDLAAHSWADPVERLWQEATARDVRLAVPRPGERVAVDDPPPVDGWWQAVA, translated from the coding sequence ATGCGCAGCGGCAGCGGCAGGGCAGGAAGGCGGCACCGCCGCACCCGCCGGCTGCTGGCCCTGGCCGTACTCGCCGCAGCCGCCTGGGCGGTGCGCGACGTCCCGGCCGCGCTCGGTGGCAAACCCCGCGGTCCCCGCGCAGCCCGGGTCCACCGCTCCCCGCAGTTCCGGGGCGGGACCTTCCAGAACCCGATCACCACCCGGATCGTCCTGGCCGACACCGGGCGCAACACCCTGCGCGAACTCCTCTTCGCCGACCACCGCCGGCGTCCCGCCAGCACCGTGCCGATCCGTACCCCGACCACCACCGCCCCCACGTCGGCCAGTGCCAGCGAACTGAACATCCTCTGGTACGGCCACGCGAGCACCCTGATCGAGATCGAGGGGCGGCGGGTGCTGGTCGACCCGGTCTGGAGTGAGCGCTGCTCCCCGTCCCGGCTGGTTGGCCCGCGCCGCCTGCACCCACCGCCGGTACCTGTCGAGCAACTCCCCGGGGTCGACGCGATCCTGATCTCCCACGACCACTACGACCACCTCGACATGGCCACGGTGAAGACGTTGTGCCGTACCCAGTCCGCACCGTTCCTGGTGCCACTCGGCGTGGGCGCACACCTCGACCGGTGGGGCGTACCGGAACGGCGGATCATCGAGCTGGACTGGGAGGAGAGCGTCACCCTGGCCGGGCTGAGGTTGACCGCCACGGCGGCCCGACACTTCTCCGGCCGGGGCCTGGCCCGGGACCGTACGCTGTGGGGCTCCTGGGTGGTCGCCGGCCCGACCCGGCGGGTCTTCTACACCGGGGACTCCGGCTACTTCGAGGGTTACACCGCCATCGGTACGACCCACGGCCCGTTCGACGCGACGCTGATGCAGGTTGGTGCCTACGACCCGGCCTGGCCCAACGTCCACATGTTTCCCGAGGATGCCGTCTCCGCCCACCTCGACCTGCGGGGCGGCCTGCTCATCCCGGTGCACTGGGCCACCTTCGACCTCGCCGCGCACTCCTGGGCCGACCCGGTCGAGCGGCTGTGGCAGGAGGCGACGGCCCGCGACGTGCGGCTGGCCGTACCCCGACCGGGTGAACGGGTCGCGGTCGACGACCCGCCACCGGTCGACGGCTGGTGGCAGGCCGTCGCCTGA